A part of Capsicum annuum cultivar UCD-10X-F1 chromosome 6, UCD10Xv1.1, whole genome shotgun sequence genomic DNA contains:
- the LOC124899308 gene encoding uncharacterized protein LOC124899308 codes for MAECRSNEAPTSTPDVKDVKAPNLIERAKEEIQAIIHHDKKPHHHKETHGTSNDLGESTPVDEVKAPNVFERVKEEIEAVVESIHPKK; via the exons ATGGCAGAATGTAGAAGCAATGAAGCCCCAACATCTACTCCTG ATGTGAAAGATGTAAAAGCGCCAAATTTGATTGAGCGTGCAAAGGAAGAGATTCAGGCTATAATTCACCACGATAAGAAACCTCATCATCACAAGGAAACTCATGGAACTAGTAATGACCTTGGTGAAAGCACACCCGTGGATGAAGTTAAGGCACCAAATGTATTTGAACGAGTCAAGGAAGAAATTGAAGCAGTTGTAGAGAGTATCCACCCTAAGAAATGA